The proteins below are encoded in one region of Methanosarcina barkeri 3:
- a CDS encoding site-specific integrase produces the protein MLTVEEYDRFVKAIPAKFKPIFELNTITGLRYVELQRLYYNPSWYIESRNQIILPKEAHKKVKQKAPKRTIDKLPTTFPYLIKAFQEGRRPPDRTSWWDNLSRWSEKADISPKVGPKTPRKTIESWMLKAGIPEIEIYSRQGHDPVTSLRHYQSLSFTDYEMRDIEKRLTEWGILRRGI, from the coding sequence GTGTTAACTGTCGAAGAGTATGATCGATTTGTTAAGGCGATACCTGCAAAGTTTAAGCCTATCTTTGAGCTTAACACAATTACGGGGCTTCGCTATGTCGAATTACAAAGATTATATTATAATCCATCCTGGTACATTGAGAGCAGGAATCAAATAATACTCCCAAAGGAAGCCCACAAGAAGGTCAAACAGAAAGCACCAAAGCGCACTATTGACAAACTTCCCACTACTTTTCCATATCTGATTAAGGCATTTCAGGAAGGCAGGAGACCACCGGATCGTACAAGTTGGTGGGATAACCTTAGCAGGTGGTCTGAGAAAGCAGATATAAGCCCGAAAGTCGGCCCGAAGACTCCCAGGAAAACAATAGAGTCATGGATGCTTAAAGCCGGAATACCGGAAATTGAAATTTACAGTAGACAGGGACACGACCCAGTAACGTCATTGAGGCACTACCAGAGTTTAAGTTTTACAGATTATGAAATGAGAGATATTGAAAAGAGACTTACTGAGTGGGGAATTCTTAGAAGGGGAATTTAA
- a CDS encoding type II toxin-antitoxin system RelE/ParE family toxin — translation MTFKVFINAKVLDGLPQGRKKQVAEALKDLKNGFQGGNKCRIEGYKEDVYRLRIGNYRAFYAVDFEENAIVVFDILTQEQAHKKYDRL, via the coding sequence ATGACCTTTAAAGTCTTCATTAACGCAAAAGTTCTTGATGGCCTGCCACAAGGTAGAAAAAAACAAGTTGCTGAAGCTTTAAAAGATCTAAAAAACGGGTTTCAGGGCGGTAATAAGTGCAGAATAGAAGGTTATAAAGAAGATGTGTACCGCCTTCGAATCGGGAATTACAGGGCGTTCTATGCCGTTGATTTCGAAGAGAATGCAATTGTTGTTTTTGACATCCTGACACAAGAGCAAGCCCATAAGAAGTACGACCGCCTGTAA
- a CDS encoding nitrous oxide reductase family maturation protein NosD has product MDLSRVNTKLIIILLLIFIASILYTFNAKYSEIHPEEYLDNISNNSTNADLHSGEPVKKNLDNIDNNPIDVEIYPGDSIQNAINSVNSGGTVIVYPGLYKENLVVDKPLKVISSNEGESTYAVIQAADPEKDVFHITADNVTISGFNITGSQGKSGIYCSGSDGNITGNKLSHNNYGVCLNDSNRNILEKNEVNNNSLGIYLKNSDNNQLRNNDILGVGIFAGSENNATGIYLEESDDNKLMSNTVSKLLDGVRFIKSSYNELNNNSILYNYFSLSLVNSNNNKVLNNTIVRRGYSYSVNLVDSQNNTLKGNIGDSNTEFRVIYDVLNSTNIALNSANNTLEGEILNAGEPRTI; this is encoded by the coding sequence ATGGATCTCTCACGAGTTAATACAAAATTAATAATTATATTATTGTTAATTTTTATCGCTTCGATACTTTATACTTTCAATGCAAAGTATAGTGAAATACATCCCGAAGAATATCTTGACAATATTAGCAACAATTCAACAAATGCTGACTTGCATTCTGGAGAGCCAGTAAAAAAAAATCTTGATAATATTGACAATAATCCAATAGATGTTGAGATCTACCCAGGAGATTCAATACAGAATGCAATCAATTCTGTAAATTCCGGTGGTACCGTTATTGTTTACCCAGGATTATATAAGGAAAATTTGGTTGTAGACAAACCGCTGAAGGTTATAAGCTCAAATGAAGGAGAATCCACATATGCTGTTATTCAGGCGGCTGACCCTGAAAAAGATGTATTCCACATAACTGCGGATAATGTGACAATCAGCGGCTTCAATATAACTGGGTCACAGGGTAAATCTGGCATATATTGTAGTGGGTCTGATGGCAACATAACTGGAAATAAACTAAGTCATAACAATTATGGAGTTTGCCTTAATGATTCAAATAGGAACATCCTGGAAAAGAATGAAGTGAATAACAATTCACTTGGAATTTATCTAAAAAATTCTGATAACAACCAATTAAGAAATAATGACATTTTAGGTGTTGGAATATTTGCTGGATCAGAGAATAATGCAACAGGAATTTATCTTGAAGAGTCTGATGATAATAAATTAATGAGTAACACCGTATCGAAGTTATTGGACGGTGTGAGATTCATTAAATCTTCTTATAATGAGCTAAATAATAACTCAATTTTATATAACTATTTCAGCCTTAGTCTCGTTAACTCAAATAATAATAAAGTTTTGAATAATACTATTGTGAGACGTGGATATTCATATTCGGTTAATCTTGTCGATTCTCAAAATAACACATTAAAAGGTAATATTGGAGATTCGAATACTGAATTTAGAGTAATATATGACGTTTTAAACAGTACAAATATCGCTTTAAACAGTGCAAATAATACATTGGAAGGTGAGATACTTAATGCAGGTGAACCACGAACCATATAA
- the hisA gene encoding 1-(5-phosphoribosyl)-5-[(5-phosphoribosylamino)methylideneamino]imidazole-4-carboxamide isomerase translates to MVFEVIPAVDMKGGKCVQLVQGVPGSEIVSLDDPVEAALDWVRKGAKTLHLVDLDGAIEGERKNAPIIEKIVNACREKGIRIQVGGGIRSFEDAASLLELGISRVILGTAALQNPELVKHLSNSFGCERVTVALDAKNGKISIKGWTEECSQTPVEMGRKFEELGAGSLLFTNIDTEGLMQGVNPIPTKELVESVNIPVIASGGVSSLQDLQVLKKTGAAGVVVGSALYTGRFTLEAAIETIRHE, encoded by the coding sequence TTGGTTTTTGAAGTGATTCCTGCAGTGGATATGAAGGGCGGAAAGTGTGTTCAACTTGTGCAGGGTGTGCCTGGCAGTGAGATTGTGTCTCTTGACGATCCTGTTGAAGCTGCCCTTGACTGGGTTAGAAAAGGGGCAAAGACTCTGCACCTGGTAGACCTGGACGGAGCAATTGAAGGAGAGCGTAAAAACGCCCCTATCATTGAAAAAATAGTAAATGCATGCCGAGAAAAAGGAATTCGGATTCAGGTTGGAGGAGGTATTCGGAGCTTTGAGGATGCAGCTTCTCTACTTGAACTTGGAATTTCGCGGGTAATTCTCGGAACTGCTGCACTGCAGAACCCGGAGCTTGTAAAACATCTTTCAAACTCCTTTGGATGTGAACGTGTGACCGTTGCTCTGGATGCAAAAAACGGAAAAATCTCCATCAAAGGCTGGACTGAGGAATGCTCACAAACTCCTGTAGAAATGGGCAGGAAGTTTGAAGAACTTGGTGCAGGCAGCCTACTTTTTACAAATATAGATACTGAGGGCCTTATGCAGGGAGTAAATCCTATCCCTACAAAAGAACTTGTGGAATCTGTCAACATTCCTGTAATTGCATCTGGAGGAGTAAGTTCTCTTCAAGACCTGCAGGTTCTGAAGAAAACCGGGGCTGCAGGAGTTGTAGTAGGTAGTGCTCTCTACACAGGCAGGTTCACACTTGAAGCAGCGATTGAAACAATTCGACATGAGTGA
- a CDS encoding NAD(P)H-dependent oxidoreductase: protein MKVLYVYAHPEPKSFNGALKDTALAALQEKGHEVKLSDLYAMKFHPVLKASDFPERKNLEIFNPFFEAIKAVKTGAFSPDIKEEMEKVKWADLLIFQFPIYFTFMPAIMKGWIDRVLAPGFGFNPVTNSAYDTGLFKGKSAMIVTTTGAPKSMYSEEGAHGDLNRHLESITHCIFEYMGMKVLSSYIIYEASSMSREKGTEELEKYRQRMLDL from the coding sequence ATGAAAGTTCTTTATGTTTACGCACACCCGGAACCGAAATCTTTTAATGGCGCTTTAAAGGATACGGCCCTTGCTGCCCTGCAGGAGAAGGGGCATGAAGTAAAGCTCTCAGATCTTTATGCAATGAAGTTTCATCCTGTTCTGAAAGCTTCGGATTTTCCTGAAAGGAAAAACCTGGAAATCTTCAACCCTTTTTTCGAAGCTATAAAAGCTGTAAAGACAGGGGCCTTTTCACCTGACATAAAGGAAGAAATGGAAAAAGTGAAATGGGCAGACCTTCTGATTTTCCAGTTCCCTATTTATTTTACTTTTATGCCAGCTATTATGAAAGGCTGGATCGACCGCGTCCTGGCACCTGGATTTGGGTTCAACCCGGTTACGAATAGTGCCTACGATACCGGGCTTTTTAAAGGAAAATCCGCAATGATTGTTACAACTACCGGAGCTCCGAAATCGATGTATTCGGAGGAAGGAGCCCATGGAGATCTGAATAGGCATCTGGAGTCAATAACTCATTGCATTTTTGAATATATGGGAATGAAAGTCCTTTCATCTTACATAATTTACGAAGCAAGCAGCATGTCCAGAGAAAAAGGAACTGAAGAATTGGAAAAGTATAGGCAGAGAATGCTTGATCTTTAA
- the hisG gene encoding ATP phosphoribosyltransferase, whose product MIRIAIPNKGRLYEPTISIFKDAGLPISGGAESRKLFAKTTDPDIHILFARAADIPEYVQDGAADVGITGIDLITERGAKVETLLDLKFGKASLVLAVPEDSDFKKAENLEGRKIATEFPEITHQYFKKLGVNVEVIKVSGACEMTPHVGIADAIVDISSSGTTLMINHLKPIDTVFSSTVYLIANKESLKTKDKILDIKTALESVLNAKQRRYLMMNVPESSLQAVKEVLPGMSGPTVMKVESSKLSGESILAVHAVVDADLIFTIVNKLKNVGARDVLVVPIERIMP is encoded by the coding sequence ATGATTCGCATTGCAATACCCAATAAAGGGCGCCTTTACGAACCCACAATCTCTATTTTCAAAGATGCAGGACTCCCTATAAGTGGAGGGGCTGAAAGTCGAAAACTTTTCGCAAAAACTACCGATCCGGATATCCATATCCTCTTTGCCAGGGCTGCTGATATTCCTGAGTACGTGCAGGACGGGGCTGCGGACGTAGGTATTACAGGCATAGATCTGATTACGGAAAGGGGTGCAAAGGTTGAAACTCTCCTGGACCTCAAGTTCGGAAAGGCTAGCCTTGTTCTGGCTGTCCCTGAGGACTCGGATTTTAAGAAAGCTGAAAATCTTGAAGGCCGAAAGATTGCAACCGAGTTTCCGGAAATCACGCACCAGTACTTCAAAAAGCTTGGAGTCAATGTTGAGGTTATAAAGGTCAGCGGAGCCTGTGAAATGACTCCACATGTGGGAATAGCTGATGCAATAGTGGACATCTCAAGCTCTGGAACCACTCTGATGATAAACCATTTAAAGCCAATTGACACTGTTTTTTCTTCAACGGTCTATTTGATTGCAAATAAAGAAAGCCTCAAGACAAAGGACAAAATTCTGGACATCAAAACTGCATTGGAAAGCGTGCTTAATGCAAAGCAGCGGCGTTATCTTATGATGAATGTTCCCGAATCTTCCCTCCAGGCAGTAAAAGAAGTCCTTCCAGGAATGTCAGGCCCGACAGTTATGAAGGTTGAGTCCAGTAAACTGTCCGGAGAATCCATCCTTGCAGTTCATGCTGTTGTGGATGCTGACCTGATTTTTACTATTGTAAACAAGCTGAAGAATGTTGGTGCTCGTGACGTTCTTGTCGTGCCTATCGAAAGAATAATGCCCTGA
- a CDS encoding Rossmann-like domain-containing protein yields the protein MEKTKKGTEILPSLVNALKSDLGPDLKEIEVKDVRIGLAYTGVLLQENYGGVACTPLYEFSGCPALGFSGFLKGKTADKLLELALSENPLEAAVGIATANALSHMLRDIKPENFPPSKIDILDLIKPEDRVAMVGYFGPLVPKILKITNKLTILEKREIESPDIRTLSSEKAREILPESDVIILSASTLANRTFDKLIPLRGAAREVVLLGPSAPLYPAPFFERGITAVMGTRILDPMTMLTIVSEAGGTKKLHKYCGEKIAFRKQINQK from the coding sequence GTGGAAAAAACTAAAAAAGGAACTGAAATTCTGCCCTCCCTGGTGAATGCTCTTAAAAGCGACCTGGGCCCTGATCTTAAGGAAATTGAAGTAAAGGATGTCAGGATCGGGCTTGCCTATACCGGAGTCCTGCTTCAAGAGAACTACGGGGGTGTTGCCTGCACCCCACTTTACGAGTTTTCAGGCTGTCCTGCTCTTGGGTTTTCAGGCTTTCTGAAAGGTAAAACTGCGGATAAATTGCTTGAACTTGCCCTGTCGGAAAATCCTCTTGAAGCCGCAGTCGGAATTGCAACTGCAAATGCTCTTTCTCACATGCTGCGGGACATCAAACCTGAAAATTTCCCGCCATCAAAAATAGATATCCTCGATCTTATAAAGCCCGAAGACAGGGTTGCAATGGTAGGATATTTTGGTCCTCTTGTCCCTAAAATCCTGAAAATAACAAATAAGCTCACAATCCTCGAAAAACGTGAAATCGAATCTCCTGACATTCGGACTTTGTCCTCAGAAAAAGCCAGAGAAATTCTCCCTGAATCGGATGTAATCATTCTCAGTGCAAGTACTCTTGCCAACAGGACTTTTGATAAACTGATTCCCCTAAGGGGTGCAGCAAGGGAAGTTGTCCTGCTCGGTCCAAGCGCTCCTCTTTATCCTGCTCCGTTTTTCGAGAGGGGAATTACTGCAGTAATGGGAACCCGAATTCTTGATCCTATGACGATGCTTACCATTGTCAGTGAAGCAGGAGGGACGAAAAAACTTCACAAGTACTGCGGCGAGAAGATAGCATTTAGAAAACAGATAAACCAAAAATAA
- a CDS encoding methionine adenosyltransferase: MARNIKVEELFQTPIEKQRIELVERKGIGHPDSISDGLAEAVSRALCREYISKCGAVLHHNTDETQIVAGRSSPKFGGGEILQPIYILLVGRATKEFEGVELATESVALQAARRYLKNTLVNMDLERDVIMDCKLGTGSSDLRDVFKRDRVPVANDTSFGVGHAPFSELENLVYNTERQLLTDLKSRMPAIGEDMKVMGLRDGEDITLTICSGMIGRYIDDFDSYINMTQEMQRYVEDLAFKYTERDVKVCINTGDNLKTQCVFLTVTGTSAEMGDDGSVGRGNRCNGLITPNRPMSMEATSGKNPINHIGKIYNLLSTQMARDIVKQVPEVQDVYIRLLSQIGKPIDQPLVASAQVIPKEGTSFAKVKAEAEVVMDDWLSNVTKITEMVIKGELNTF, from the coding sequence ATGGCCCGAAATATCAAAGTGGAGGAGCTCTTCCAGACCCCCATTGAGAAACAGAGGATAGAGCTTGTAGAACGCAAAGGGATAGGGCATCCTGATAGTATATCGGACGGACTGGCCGAAGCCGTAAGTCGCGCACTATGCAGGGAATACATAAGCAAATGTGGAGCCGTACTCCACCATAATACTGACGAAACCCAGATTGTAGCCGGGAGATCAAGTCCCAAGTTCGGGGGCGGAGAAATACTGCAGCCCATATATATTCTGCTTGTAGGCAGGGCAACAAAGGAGTTTGAAGGGGTAGAGCTTGCTACCGAGTCTGTGGCCCTACAAGCTGCCAGACGATATCTTAAGAATACCCTTGTAAATATGGATCTCGAAAGAGATGTCATCATGGACTGTAAACTCGGGACAGGGTCCTCAGACCTGAGGGATGTCTTCAAAAGAGACAGGGTTCCGGTTGCAAATGATACCTCGTTCGGGGTTGGTCATGCTCCGTTTTCCGAGCTTGAAAACCTCGTATATAACACAGAAAGGCAACTGCTCACAGACCTTAAGTCGCGCATGCCTGCAATCGGAGAAGATATGAAGGTTATGGGACTCAGGGATGGAGAAGATATAACCCTTACAATATGCAGTGGCATGATTGGGAGATATATTGACGACTTTGATAGCTATATAAATATGACTCAGGAAATGCAGAGGTACGTTGAAGATCTCGCTTTCAAGTATACTGAGCGCGATGTGAAGGTCTGCATTAACACCGGAGATAATTTGAAAACACAATGTGTTTTCCTAACAGTTACAGGCACTTCAGCTGAAATGGGGGATGACGGCTCGGTAGGGCGTGGAAACCGCTGCAATGGACTGATCACGCCAAACAGACCTATGAGCATGGAGGCAACCAGCGGAAAGAATCCCATTAACCACATAGGCAAGATCTACAACCTCCTCTCAACCCAGATGGCCCGTGATATTGTAAAGCAGGTTCCCGAAGTCCAGGATGTTTACATCAGGCTGCTTTCCCAGATAGGGAAACCAATTGATCAGCCACTCGTAGCAAGTGCGCAGGTTATCCCTAAAGAAGGCACTTCTTTTGCAAAGGTCAAAGCCGAAGCGGAGGTTGTTATGGATGACTGGCTTTCCAATGTGACAAAGATTACCGAAATGGTAATTAAGGGAGAATTGAACACTTTTTAA
- the hisB gene encoding imidazoleglycerol-phosphate dehydratase HisB, giving the protein MRTGRMSRKTKETDIQLELNLDGTGIADINTGIGFFDHMLTSFARHAEFDLKVRADGDLYVDEHHLVEDTGIVLGKVLAETLGDMAGTARFGEARIPMDEALAEVALDVGGRSYLVLKAEFAAPQVGQFSTQLVKHFFETLASNAKITIHASVYGDNDHHKIEALFKAFAYAMKRAVKIEGKEIKSTKGTL; this is encoded by the coding sequence ATGAGAACAGGCAGAATGTCCCGTAAAACAAAAGAGACTGATATCCAGCTTGAGTTGAACCTTGATGGTACTGGAATTGCCGATATCAACACAGGCATCGGGTTTTTTGACCATATGCTTACTTCTTTTGCAAGGCATGCGGAATTTGACCTCAAGGTGCGTGCGGATGGTGACCTGTACGTGGATGAGCATCACCTTGTGGAAGACACAGGAATAGTTCTCGGAAAAGTGCTTGCAGAGACACTCGGGGATATGGCAGGGACTGCCCGTTTCGGAGAGGCCAGAATCCCCATGGACGAAGCCCTTGCCGAGGTTGCCCTGGATGTAGGCGGACGCAGCTATCTTGTTCTGAAAGCCGAATTTGCAGCGCCTCAGGTAGGACAATTCAGCACCCAGCTTGTAAAGCACTTCTTCGAAACTCTGGCCTCAAATGCAAAAATTACCATCCATGCGAGTGTCTATGGTGATAATGACCATCATAAGATCGAAGCTCTTTTCAAGGCTTTTGCCTATGCTATGAAACGGGCTGTAAAAATTGAAGGTAAAGAAATAAAGAGTACTAAAGGAACTCTATAA
- a CDS encoding nicotinate-nucleotide pyrophosphorylase: protein MIDLFELYFYEDCPYQDESAELLKLEGKGKMRIISRESGICACAGDLADYYERKGLKIRNYLRDGKAFEPEDSILEAEGDIKLLFRFWRVSQTFLTIMCAIATETASMVNAGRKVNPDFIIATSRKTHPGSRVFELKAVRAGGGDIHRNSLSDSIQISQNHLEVAGELGKLRAMKKIEIEPRNRDEAFKYVGMSDIMLLDHLSPKELREIGPELKKLNPKLELAVGGIKASMIPEYAPFVDIIVISAPYYANPLDFTTKIERI, encoded by the coding sequence ATGATAGACCTTTTTGAACTTTATTTTTATGAAGATTGTCCCTATCAGGATGAAAGCGCAGAGCTGCTCAAGCTTGAAGGTAAGGGAAAAATGAGAATTATCTCAAGAGAAAGCGGAATCTGTGCCTGTGCCGGCGACCTGGCAGATTATTATGAGAGAAAAGGCCTGAAAATTCGGAATTATCTTCGAGATGGAAAGGCTTTCGAGCCTGAGGATTCAATTTTAGAAGCCGAAGGAGACATAAAACTCCTGTTCAGATTCTGGAGGGTGTCTCAAACTTTCCTCACCATTATGTGTGCAATTGCCACAGAAACAGCCTCTATGGTAAACGCAGGCCGAAAGGTAAATCCTGACTTTATCATTGCAACAAGTCGGAAGACCCATCCCGGATCGCGGGTATTTGAGCTTAAAGCCGTCCGTGCAGGTGGAGGAGACATCCATAGAAACTCCCTAAGCGATTCCATCCAGATCAGCCAGAACCATCTGGAAGTTGCAGGAGAACTTGGAAAACTCAGGGCTATGAAAAAGATAGAAATCGAGCCCAGAAATAGAGATGAAGCGTTTAAATACGTTGGAATGTCGGATATTATGCTTCTTGACCATCTTTCTCCGAAAGAGCTACGGGAAATCGGGCCTGAACTTAAAAAGCTCAATCCGAAGCTTGAACTTGCAGTGGGAGGAATTAAAGCATCCATGATTCCGGAATACGCTCCTTTTGTAGACATTATCGTTATAAGCGCTCCCTATTACGCAAATCCCCTTGACTTTACAACGAAAATCGAAAGAATCTAA